One segment of Gammaproteobacteria bacterium DNA contains the following:
- a CDS encoding patatin-like phospholipase family protein has translation MLVTQPESKQRQASGPRIGLAIAGGGPVGLVYEIGALRALDEALEGIDFNNLDVYVGVSAGAVIAALLANKLKTGQMCHIFISNESEEHPLDPRIFLTPAFGEYWRRLASIPGLVWESCWHYFKNPMDLNFLQSLTRLGRALPSGFFDNEPIHHYLTRLWNTPGCTNDFRQLANKLYIVAVDLDTGESVKFGAPGYDQAPISRAVQASSALPGLYPPVEIDGRYFVDGALLKTMHASVALQEDLDLLFCLNPLVPFDARLAVAAGRPTQVGRLVEGGLPAVLSQTFRALIHSRLKVGMRQYDSEYEHSDIVLFEPNRDDPKMFFTNVFSFSGRRWVCEHAYQTTRQNLINRREALEPILARHGIRMRMDVLEDPDRCYYSSLRNQRGLAAPAEYRGPIVSHLHSALDQLEEMVAQQDRINSGTPG, from the coding sequence ATGCTTGTCACTCAACCGGAAAGCAAGCAGCGTCAGGCCAGCGGTCCTCGCATCGGGCTGGCCATCGCCGGCGGCGGACCGGTGGGGCTGGTCTATGAAATTGGCGCATTGCGCGCGCTGGATGAGGCGCTGGAGGGCATTGATTTTAATAACCTGGACGTTTATGTCGGGGTCAGCGCCGGCGCCGTGATCGCGGCCCTGCTGGCCAATAAACTCAAGACGGGCCAGATGTGCCATATTTTCATCAGCAACGAATCGGAAGAGCATCCGCTTGATCCCCGGATTTTTCTGACGCCGGCCTTTGGCGAGTACTGGCGGCGATTGGCGTCCATACCCGGATTAGTGTGGGAATCGTGCTGGCATTATTTCAAAAATCCCATGGACTTGAATTTCTTGCAGTCGCTAACCCGGTTAGGGCGAGCGCTGCCGTCGGGTTTCTTCGATAATGAACCCATTCATCATTATCTGACCCGGTTATGGAATACGCCTGGCTGCACCAATGATTTCCGTCAACTAGCGAATAAACTCTACATTGTGGCGGTGGATTTGGATACTGGCGAATCGGTGAAATTCGGTGCGCCCGGCTACGATCAGGCGCCGATTTCCCGGGCGGTGCAAGCCAGCAGCGCGTTGCCGGGACTGTATCCACCAGTGGAAATTGATGGCCGCTATTTCGTCGATGGCGCATTGCTCAAGACCATGCATGCTTCAGTGGCGCTGCAGGAAGATCTGGATTTATTGTTCTGCCTGAATCCACTGGTGCCGTTCGATGCCCGACTGGCTGTTGCCGCTGGCCGACCTACCCAGGTCGGACGACTCGTGGAAGGGGGGTTGCCCGCAGTATTGTCTCAGACCTTCCGGGCGCTGATCCATTCGCGCCTGAAAGTCGGGATGCGTCAATACGATAGCGAATATGAACATTCGGATATCGTCCTGTTCGAGCCGAATCGCGACGATCCCAAGATGTTCTTTACCAACGTCTTCAGTTTCTCGGGCCGGCGCTGGGTCTGCGAACACGCTTATCAGACTACCCGTCAGAATTTAATCAATCGCCGGGAAGCGCTGGAACCCATCCTGGCCCGGCATGGCATCCGGATGCGCATGGACGTATTGGAAGACCCCGATCGATGCTACTACAGTAGTCTGCGCAATCAGCGAGGTTTGGCGGCGCCCGCGGAATATCGCGGCCCGATCGTGAGTCACTTGCACTCGGCGCTGGACCAGTTGGAAGAGATGGTGGCGCAGCAAGACAGGATCAACTCAGGTACTCCCGGCTGA
- a CDS encoding TetR/AcrR family transcriptional regulator, with the protein MKTRDRILQTSLQLFNEYGEPRITTNHIADELDISPGNLYYHFRNKDDIIWLLFEQFERRMGAVLQVPKRRVPDMEDMWLYLHLVFENIWEYRFFYRDLDNLLSRNKKLRTHFRRILGRKVSTAATICKGLIEAGVMDASSEDIAALSRNIAVIATYWLNFQRISAPVAGQSNESDHLAMGVYQVLSLVAPFLQGEARELLRQISREYLS; encoded by the coding sequence ATGAAAACCCGTGATCGCATTTTGCAAACCAGTTTGCAACTCTTCAATGAATATGGCGAACCACGCATCACGACTAACCATATTGCCGATGAATTGGATATCAGCCCCGGTAACTTGTACTACCACTTTCGCAACAAGGATGACATCATCTGGCTGCTGTTTGAACAGTTCGAGCGGCGGATGGGCGCAGTCCTACAAGTTCCGAAACGGCGCGTGCCCGATATGGAAGATATGTGGCTTTACCTGCACCTGGTGTTCGAGAATATCTGGGAATATCGGTTTTTCTACCGCGACCTCGACAATCTGCTCAGCCGCAATAAGAAACTGCGCACTCACTTCCGGCGCATTCTGGGGCGCAAGGTCAGCACCGCCGCCACGATCTGCAAGGGTTTGATCGAGGCCGGCGTTATGGACGCCTCCAGCGAGGATATTGCCGCACTGTCCCGCAATATTGCCGTGATTGCCACCTACTGGCTGAATTTCCAGCGCATCAGCGCCCCGGTCGCAGGCCAGAGCAACGAAAGCGACCATCTGGCAATGGGCGTTTATCAGGTGCTGTCACTGGTTGCGCCCTTTTTGCAAGGCGAAGCCCGCGAATTACTAAGGCAGATCAGCCGGGAGTACCTGAGTTGA